A genome region from Polypterus senegalus isolate Bchr_013 chromosome 7, ASM1683550v1, whole genome shotgun sequence includes the following:
- the LOC120532038 gene encoding E3 SUMO-protein ligase ZBED1-like, with the protein MATASTPPEVEPPPPSLKSGVWNYFGFHVKYDPDGKRVVDKTTTVCRMCHAMLNYIGGNTTNMTAHLRRHHPSAKTSGSRQKQQQARMLQTLPESFRQPLAHDSKRAKEIDRAIATFIAVDMRPFSVVENTGFQEMLRVLEPHYSIPSRTYFTDTAVPALYKETKAKLETAVSAAPAVALTSDGWTSRATQSYLTVTSHYIDPEWQMKNCVLQTRLVESHTTDDLAKGLSEAVEDWKLVRPNVTIPVTTDNAKNIVNAVTAAGLGPQIGCFVHTINIAAQKGMAVQKVSHLLAKMRRIVSFFHRSTTGCNVFKKKQQLLQLSEKKLIQDVPTRWNSSHDMMERYLEQQAAVYAAMADNTVKKSMKNIPNLTQEEHALAENLITLTKTLKTVTVMMCEASSPTASMILPLKMNILNSMAQSDDDSPAVRDVKKNIREDLEQRYADPTLQNYLHKCTALDPRFKSLRHLDDVTQLRVYGALTTELVLSIEQDQAAGTTETVTSAETQTANSSDSPSASPPEKKSAMKELFGELFMAQEPRTRSAAEVSEEEINLYRLADCIPTDDNPLRWWKKHQCLYPHLSKLAQCYLVVPGTSVPSERVFSTAGDIVTASRSVLSAEHVDILIFLKKNMEIE; encoded by the exons ATGGCAACTGCCTCAACGCCACCCGAAGTTGAACCTCCTCCACCGTCATTGAAATCTGGCGTTTGGAACTATTTTGGCTTTCATGTGAAGTATGACCCTGATGGTAAGCGTGTTGTGGACAAAACTACAACAGTATGTCGGATGTGCCACGCAATGCTTAATTACATCGGTGGGAACACAACAAATATGACTGCACATTTACGCCGACATCACCCTAGTGCAAAGACAAGTGGAAGcagacaaaaacaacaacaagcacgCATGCTACAAACTTTACCCGAGTCATTTAGACAGCCGTTAGCACATGATTCTAAGAGGGCAAAAGAAATTGACAGGGCAATTGCAACTTTTATTGCTGTCGACATGCGACCCTTTTCTGTTGTAGAAAACACCGGGTTTCAGGAAATGCTGAGAGTACTTGAGCCCCATTACAGTATTCCTTCACGAACTTATTTCACCGATACCGCAGTTCCTGCTTTGTACAAGGAGACAAAAGCTAAATTAGAGACTGCAGTGTCAGCAGCACCTGCTGTTGCTCTGACCTCAGACGGCTGGACGTCAAGAGCTACACAGAGCTACCTGACTGTCACCTCACATTACATTGATCCGGAATGGCAGATGAAAAACTGTGTTTTGCAGACACGCCTGGTTGAAAGTCACACCACTGACGACTTAGCCAAAGGTCTGTCAGAAGCTGTGGAAGATTGGAAGTTAGTGCGACCAAATGTGACAATACCTGTAACTACTGACAATGCTAAGAACATAGTTAATGCTGTCACAGCTGCTGGGCTGGGGCCACAAATCGGATGTTTTGTGCATACTATTAATATAGCTGCTCAGAAAGGAATGGCAGTGCAGAAGGTTTCCCATCTCCTGGCAAAGATGAGAAGAATTGTCTCCTTCTTTCACAGAAGCACAACAGGATGcaatgtgtttaagaaaaaaCAGCAATTGCTGCAGCTTAGTGAAAAAAAACTCATTCAAGATGTTCCAACTAGGTGGAACTCCTCTCATGATATGATGGAAAGATACCTTGAACAGCAAGCTGCGGTGTATGCTGCTATGGCCGACAACACTGTGAAGAAGAGTATGAAGAACATTCCCAATCTAACTCAGGAAGAACATGCACTGGCTGAAAATCTCATTACACTCACGAAAACCCTAAAAACTGTGACAGTCATGATGTGTGAAGCATCATCTCCAACGGCATCCATGATCCTGCCACTTAAAATGAACATCCTGAACTCTATGGCACAGTCTGATGATGACAGCCCAGCAGTgagagatgtaaaaaaaaacatcagggagGACCTGGAGCAGAGATACGCTGATCCTACCCTTCAGAATTACCTACACAAGTGCACAGCTTTAGATCCTCGATTCAAGTCCCTGCGAcacttggatgatgtcactcagCTGAGAGTCTATGGAGCACTCACCACAGAGCTTGTCCTGAGCATTGAACaa GACCAAGCCGCAGGCACCACAGAAACTGTGACCTCCGCAGAGACTCAAACAGCAAACTCTTCAGATTCACCATCAGCATCTCCACCAGAGAAAAAGTCGGCCATGAAGGAGTTGTTTGGAGAACTGTTCATGGCACAGGAGCCAAGGACCAGGTCTGCAGCCGAAGTGTCAGAGGAGGAAATTAACTTGTACAGGTTAGCAGACTGCATTCCCACAGATGATAACCCACTGAGATGGTGGAAGAAACATCAGTGCTTGTACCCTCATCTTTCCAAGTTGGCACAGTGTTACTTGGTTGTACCTGGAACCTCTGTCCCAAGTGAGAGGGTGTTTTCCACAGCAGGTGACATTGTCACAGCAAGCAGATCTGTACTGTCAGCAGAACATGTGGACATCCTAATTTTTCTGAAGAAGAACATGGAAATTGAGTAA